A stretch of DNA from Staphylococcus sp. KG4-3:
TTTCAAATTTCATTAGGATTCTCCCCTTCAAATATGAATATAATCTCAGTATATATGAAAATATTTTTCATAACAATTAAATGTATTGATTATTATTTTCTCAATGTTATATTAAAATTACAAATCTAAAGGAGTTTAATGATTTATTAAATTTATCAAAGTTATGGAGTGTATATTATGTTACCACAAGGATTAATCGTGTCATGCCAAGCATTACCAGATGAACCACTACACTCGTCATTTATCATGTCAAAAATGGCGTTAGCAGCTTATGAGGGCGGTGCCGTCGGTATCAGAGCTAATTCTAAAGAAGATATTATTGCAATTAAGCAAGAGATTGATCTACCAGTGATTGGTATCGTCAAACGAGATTATGATCATTCTGATGTATTCATTACTGCAACAAGCAAAGAAATTGATGAATTAATTGAAAGTCAATGTGAAGTCATTGCATTAGATGCTACAAAACAAATACGTCCAAAAGAATCATTACAATCACTTGTATCCTATGTTAGAGAAAATGCCCCTCATATTAAACTTATGGCAGACATTTCAACACTAGATGAAGCAATTAATGCTGATAAACTTGGTTTTGATTATATTGGCACTACATTATATGGTTATACGTCATATACTAAAGGGCATATCTTATATGAAAACAACTTCCAATTTTTAAAAGATGTTTTAGCACATGTCGATGCTAAAGTTATAGCTGAAGGCAATGTTGTCACTCCTGAAATGCTTAAAACTGTAACAGATTTAGGCGTACATTGCACTGTTGTTGGCGGTGCCATTACACGTCCTAAGGAAATTACCAAACGCTTTATTGATGCTTTAAACACATAAAATTAAAGTGGCTGAGACATTCCTCAGCCACTTTAATTTTATAAAAAGTTATTAATTATAAAACCATTGTTTCAATTCCATTATTATACTGCTTTAGCAATAAATATTTTACGTTCTTCCCATTGATTCGTTTGTTCATTATAATTGTCACATGTTATTAATGTAAGTTGTTGTTTTGTGGATTGTTGTTCTTCAAGTACTTCTATGTCTTCTGGTTTCACGTCAAAAATTTTAACAATTTTATACTCTTTTTTCTTATTTCCTGTTTTTAAATACACTTTACTTCCTACTTTTGCATCTGGTAAGTTTGAAAATTGATAATCTGAACCTCCTGTATAGGTATGTCCAGCAATCGCGATGTTTTGCTCTTCTAATGATTCATCCGCCTCAGCGAAACTGACGCCTCTATTAAGTTGTTCCGGTGTAGCCGGTCCTGGATAGACTGGCGTTTTAATATCTGCGTCTGGTACTGATAAATAACCAGCCATTTTTGTTTTATCTTTAGGAATTTCAACTTCTTGATTTTTATTGTTTACAGCATCTTTATCATAAGTTTCTATCTTTGTTTCATTATCTTTTTTAGTTAAATAATCATCAATATGTGGTTTAGTGAAAAGGTAAACTGCCGTCAAAATAAGTAATACCCCCGCCACAGTAATCAAGCGATTAGTCCATTTCTTCATTTTCTTTGTTTCTCCTTTTGAACAATTTCAAATTTAAAAAGTTATATCAACTATAGCACAATTCATTAATTATTTTCATTAATATAAAGGAATTAAAAATATATTTTTGTATCTTCACGTTAATTTTCATGACAAAAAATTGCACCTTTTAGAAAATAAGTGTTAAATAAACCTAAGACATAATATAAAAGATTGTGGGGAATTTTTATGATAAGACAAGCAGTTAAATCAGATTTACCAAATATTTTAGACATTTACAATGATGCCATTTTAAATACTACCGCTGTGTATACCTATAACCCACAAACGCTTGAATCACGAGAGGCTTGGTTTGAAAATAAATCAAAGAGTAACGAGCCTATTTTTGTTTATGTGGAACATGATGAAGCTATTGCCTTTGCATCTTATGGTTCATTTAGGGACTGGCCAGCTTACCAATATTCTATTGAACACTCAATTTACGTAAGTAAGTATCACAGAGGGAAAGGTATCGCTTCGAAATTATTACTGGAACTCATCCATCATGCACAAAAAAGCGGCTATAAAACGTTAGTTGCTGGTATAGATGCTACAAATGATTACAGTATTTATTTACACAAAAAATTCAATTTCACTCATTCTGGTACGATTCAACAAGTAGGTTATAAATTCGATAAATGGCTAGATCTTGCATTTTACCAATTAGATTTAAATACTTTTAATAAATAATATATAACTAAAATATTTTTTCAAAAATCAATACCCCCTATAAACTTTAACTAAAATTGGGAACAGGATGGACATTTAATTTCTTTATAAAAACTTTCGTTCTCTTGGGCTCAAATCGCTAATTTGTTTTGTTACTTAGACTTAGTGGTAATAATTATAATGTATTGATTAATTTTGAAGGAAGTGTTTATATGGCGGTATTTTCAAAAGATGAACGTGTAAAAATATTATCAGATATTATTGAAATTCAGTCTGTAAATGAAAAAGAACTCGATGTTGCTCATTATTTGCAACAGCTTTTTAAAAAATATGATATTCATACAGAAATTCTAACGTTGGATGGTGAATCTTCTCGTGCTAACCTCATTGCAGAAATCGGAAACGGTAAACCTGTAGTCGGCGTTTCGGGACATATGGATGTCGTAACAACAGGTGATAGTGATAAATGGAATTATGATCCTTTCAAATTAACTGAAGATGATCAAGGGAGATTACACGGTCGTGGTTCAGCAGATATGAAATCCGGACTTGTAGCGTTAGCAATTAGTTTAATAGAAATTAAAGAAGCAGGTCTATTGAAGCAGGGATCAATTCGCTTTATGGCTACAGCTGGCGAAGAGGTTACAAGTAATGGTGCCGCCTTGCTATATGAAAAAGGCTATATGGATGATATAGATGCATTGTTAATTGCAGAACCATCACAAGATGGCATTGTCTATACACACAAAGGTACGATGGACATTCAAGTCACTTCTAAAGGAAAATCAGCACATAGTTCCATGCCAGAGTTAGGTTTTAATGCCATTAATCCTTTAGTTGATTTCATTCATACTTTAAATACAGAGTATAACAAAGTGGACGTAAGCAGTGAGTTGCTAGGTACTCCTACTATGAATTCAACTATTATAAACGGTGGAGACCAAGTTAACTCTATTCCTGAATATGCTGAATCACTATTTAATATGCGTACAATTCCACAATTTGATAATAAAAAATTCGAAGAATTATTCAATCGTATCAAAGAAAAAATCGAAACAGAAAGTAACGGGGATATCACTATAAATCCTTATGTTAATCGTGACCCTG
This window harbors:
- a CDS encoding ArgE/DapE family deacylase; protein product: MAVFSKDERVKILSDIIEIQSVNEKELDVAHYLQQLFKKYDIHTEILTLDGESSRANLIAEIGNGKPVVGVSGHMDVVTTGDSDKWNYDPFKLTEDDQGRLHGRGSADMKSGLVALAISLIEIKEAGLLKQGSIRFMATAGEEVTSNGAALLYEKGYMDDIDALLIAEPSQDGIVYTHKGTMDIQVTSKGKSAHSSMPELGFNAINPLVDFIHTLNTEYNKVDVSSELLGTPTMNSTIINGGDQVNSIPEYAESLFNMRTIPQFDNKKFEELFNRIKEKIETESNGDITINPYVNRDPVYTTGDNSFLKLAKSLGDEYFNRNLEVTSSTATTDASYLMKDKSEDFSFVMYGPGETGQAHQVDEYVYKDVYLTFIDLYIQLLTDYLNQTK
- a CDS encoding GNAT family N-acetyltransferase; translation: MIRQAVKSDLPNILDIYNDAILNTTAVYTYNPQTLESREAWFENKSKSNEPIFVYVEHDEAIAFASYGSFRDWPAYQYSIEHSIYVSKYHRGKGIASKLLLELIHHAQKSGYKTLVAGIDATNDYSIYLHKKFNFTHSGTIQQVGYKFDKWLDLAFYQLDLNTFNK
- the srtA gene encoding class A sortase SrtA, which produces MKKWTNRLITVAGVLLILTAVYLFTKPHIDDYLTKKDNETKIETYDKDAVNNKNQEVEIPKDKTKMAGYLSVPDADIKTPVYPGPATPEQLNRGVSFAEADESLEEQNIAIAGHTYTGGSDYQFSNLPDAKVGSKVYLKTGNKKKEYKIVKIFDVKPEDIEVLEEQQSTKQQLTLITCDNYNEQTNQWEERKIFIAKAV
- a CDS encoding N-acetylmannosamine-6-phosphate 2-epimerase; this translates as MLPQGLIVSCQALPDEPLHSSFIMSKMALAAYEGGAVGIRANSKEDIIAIKQEIDLPVIGIVKRDYDHSDVFITATSKEIDELIESQCEVIALDATKQIRPKESLQSLVSYVRENAPHIKLMADISTLDEAINADKLGFDYIGTTLYGYTSYTKGHILYENNFQFLKDVLAHVDAKVIAEGNVVTPEMLKTVTDLGVHCTVVGGAITRPKEITKRFIDALNT